Within Bacillus sp. FJAT-45350, the genomic segment CTGAAAAAGTCCAATCTAGACGATTCGAGAAGTGGTAATGGCTCCGCACGTTGCACGCTTGCTATGAGAAAACCACTCATAGCGCGCTTTTGAAAAGAGGCAACGGCTTCGCGCATTACTTAAAGGCCGCTGAAAAAGTGAAAATCACACTTTTTCAGCAGCCTCTGTTTTTGACCTTTTGTCCCAGCCTCTAAGCAATCAGCGGAGTAGCTACATCTTTTAAAAGGCTTGAAAAGGGGTTTGTTTCTCCTTTCAAGGCGCCGTAGCGAACGGAGCGATTGCACCCTCTATTGAAACCTTGTGTCCAAACCTCTATTTTTCACCTTCAAATTAATAACTGGTAGTATATGGATAATTTTACTTATAACGAATAATTCATATGTTTTTTACCATAATAAGAGACAGAAGTACATTAAACGGGAGGAGTACCTTAAATGAAAAAAACTATCCTTTCAATAATAACGCTTTCTTTAATCTGTATATTATCAATTGGTTGTAACGGAAATGACCAAGCAAATGATATTGCCCAAAGTATTGAACGGCAGAATACAGAAAAAAGAACTACAGTCATTGAACCACCTAGTGTAAAGCAACAAAATAAACAACGTGTAAATGTTCCACAAGAAATGGAAGAATACGCTGATGAATTTGGTTATTATCTTGATCAATTTTACTTGGCGATTGATGAAATGAGAACATTCTTTTTTGAAGACCGAAATAATCAAAAAAGAGTAGATGAATCCCTAACGTTAATTCGAAGCATTAATGAACACGCCGACAAAATCCTTCATCTACGTACACCTCACGAATTTGAAGGACTTCATGAAGTACACATGAGTGCGTTAATTGAACTTGATTCGCTCGAAGATGAGCTCGCATCTATTGATGTTAATAATGAGAAACAAATCCAGATGGCAAGGACTTATTATGAGAATACTGTCATCTCTCTTAAGCAAATGCAAAGAGAATACAAAGAAGTGTTGGAAGAATTCGGTATCAACTAGGAATATAAAAAAATCTTTTAAATGCATTGAGGTTGGGTCACAAGGTCAAAAGCGTCCTTGTGTCCCAGCCTCTATTCACGTTATCTAGTAGTACCATCTAGGTTATCAATAATTTCACTCCATGCTGCACCAATACCTTCAAATGGCTCAGCCGTACTAAACCCTTTTTTCAAAGCTTTAATACGATTTGCATTTAATCGGTCAGTTGCAATATATATATTTTCCAAGCTCATGATTTTGGATAAATCATTTCGTAATTCTAATTCAAGCTTTTTTCGATTTTGCTCACTCGACTTTACACCGACTAATGTTTTATTATCTATTGTGATTACATGTACTTCATGTACATTGTTAAAAGCAAGTAAGCGGCTTTGGATAACACTCTCTAAATCATTCTCCTGTTGAATTGTTATTCCCGATTTCTCCATATGTGGCTTATCACTCATCATACGCTTATCGTGTAACAGTCCTGGACTATTTGTTAATACTCTTGAGCCTACACGATTTGTCCCTTGATTTGGCATACTTAAATTTCTCTCACCCGAAATATTAATATTTTTTCTTGCAATATCTTCACTATACTTTGTTCTTCCCTTAGGAGTTTCATCAATAACCATCATATCTGTTAAGGGGCCCTCCATATAGCGTACTCGTTCTGTTCCATATCCACTAAAACCTTCATTTTCGTTAGCATTTGCCCCCATGATTTGCTTCTGCTCTAAAGAGCAACCAGAAAGTAACCCTACGACAAGTAAACTTGATATAACTGTATAAACGATTCTCATGGTAACCAAGCTCCTTTTTCATTTCTTTTATTTATAGCTTGTGACATGTCGACTTTTTTACTCAATCAATATTTGGGAGAATTAAGTGATAAGAATCGCTAATAAATTAATTACTTTTCACATTGTCAATTGACTAACTTTTACTTGACTATTATTTTACCCCTACTTTTCTGTTTTTGTCGTTTTACCACTATTATTGGGAGAAATACACTAAAATTGGTAAATAGATTCCCTTTAGTTCATGCTTTATGTATAATAACTTTTGAATTCAAGATAATTTAATATGGAGTGGTCATGGTGATAATGCTCGCAATCGAAGCAAAACGACATCAGATGTTAACCTATGCAAAGAAATACGGATTCACATCTGACAAAACTGTTCAATGTAGTCAAGAATTAGATAAACTTTTAAATATGGTGCAATGCAATTCACAATCTAAAATATAAAAACATAGATAAAACTCTCTACTTATTTTTTTAAAAAGTAAATATTCGTTCACATTTATTAGTACTTTAGTATATAATTGACTTAGCACTATGGAGAGGTTACTTAATAATTAGTTGCAATTGTATCTAGAGCTAATTTAAGGAGTGAACGAACATGAGTATAGAAACAGCTAAAATATCCAAAGATGAAATACTTATGAGATTAAAGGTGTTAGATGGTGTAGATGTATCTTCTGTCACAAAGTATGAGATCGAACGTATCCTCAAAAGTGTTTATCGCGTTGGTTTTGCCGATGGACAGCTTGAATATGAAAAAGAGATTAAGCACAAAAAGGCTGAATCAACAGTGTAGTCGCTGATGATTCAGCCTTTTTCTCTGCACTTTGGAATTATTTATATAGTAATTAGCGGTTGTGCTCAAAAGGCTTTTGAAGGATACGACTTAAGTCTGATAAAATTCGAATGCCATCTTTACGACCTTCTTCATGAAACGCTCGTCCATTTCGTAATTCTCCTTCTAAATAACGTACTTCATGAAATCCTTTTTCATCATTAACAACATAAATCTCTTCTGCTGTTACTCTTTTTGAAACGATTTCATTAATCTCTTGCTTCACTTTTTCTTCTTCTTGATTTGAAATAATACCTACGATTACTGTTCGTTCATGAATGACAACACTTGCATCTTCTACCCCATCAACATCTTTAATTTCACTCGTTAATGCATTTAAAATATCTCCGTCTACTCGTTCTTGATATAGAATATTGTCCTCTCTCGTGTTCGTTCCTCTACCTGTCATACTTTTTGCTACCATTCCTGGCTGACGACGAAACTTAGAACGCTCTTCTAACGTATTTGGCCGAAACTCCAATGGTTCTGTTTCAAGAGCCGGCTCTCCTGAAATCTCGACCCCTCTTGCTTCATCAGTTGGACCACAACCTGTAAGCACACTTTGAATCGCCAGAAACACAATAGCAAACACTACATATAAGAGCTTATATTTCACGATAACCTCCCCTTTCTATTTTGAGAGCACTGAAAAAATGCGTCCCTCACTTTTTCAGCGTTTTTCTCGAATAGGCTATTTTAGACTTTTTCAGTGGCCTTTTCTATTTTTAGGTTTACTTACATCATTAAAAAATAATCTTGTTACTTAAAGGAAATTTTCCTAATAACCATTGCAATCAATAATAATATTTGTTAAGGTAGACACACAAATCAATATTCTTTACTTCAAAAATTGAAGTGAGGATAGAGGTGCAAAGACCATAAGTAATTAATCTGAGGATAATGAGGTCCGTTGATGATTTATGAAAGGGGGATTTGCCGAAGCCAAGAGATTCTCATTTTTCTTGAGGCTGGTTTTGCATTTAATAAATGCAGAACTGTCATATAGCGTTTTCGCTATATGGAGGGCTATCTCACGCATGGAACATTTCTATGGAAATTCCAAGCGGTAATGAGGCTCTCATTACCGCTTTTTTGCGTATTCCTTTAAAAAAGGGACAAATTAGAGTAGCTCTATTCAATATGACACAACGAAATGTAGTCAATACTATCGATCAACTTACTTGAATAGAGGGGGAATTTAACATGTTCTTTGGAAATGTAGTAACTGCTATGGTGACACCTTTTGATCAGGACGGAAACGTAGACTTCCAAGCAACAAAAACTTTACTTAATCACTTACTATCAAATGGGACTGATGCTCTTGTTGTTGCAGGAACAACAGGTGAATCACCAACATTAACAACTGAGGAAAAATTAGAATTATTTCAATTCGTTGTAACAAACGTCAATGGAAAAGTACCTGTTATCGCTGGTACTGGCTCAAATAACACTGCTGCTACAATCGCTTTAACGAAAAAAGCGGAAGAAATCGGTGTAGATGCTGTTATGATTGTTGCACCGTACTATAACAAGCCTTCTCAAGAAGGAATGTATCAGCATTTCAAAGCTATTGCTGAGTCAACAAACTTACCAGTGATGATTTATAATATACCTGGACGTAGCGCTGTAAACATCTCTGCTGAGACAACAATTCGCTTATCCAAAATTGAAAATATTGTATGTACGAAAGAAGCTAGTGGAGATTTAGATGCAATGTCTACAATCATCCAAGAAACTGATGAGAACTTTAGCTTATACAGTGGAGACGATAGCCTAACATTACCAGTTCTTTCTATCGGTGGCACAGGAGTTGTATCTGTTGCTGCGCATGTAATCGGAAACGAGATGCAAGAAATGGTAACTAGTTTCCATGCTGGTGACGTGAAAAGAGCGGCAGCAATTCACAGACATACTTTACCGACAATGAAAGCTTTGTTCACAGCTCCAAACCCATCACCAGTTAAAGCTGCACTTGAAATGAAAGGTGTTCCATGTGGTTCGCTTCGCCTACCACTTCTACCGTTAAACGAAGAAGAACGCCATCAACTTCAACTTGTTGTACAACCAACAATGACATTTTATGTAAGCTAACTTATATGAACTAAGCTATTGCTCATGTGGCAGTAGCTTTTTTTGTAGTTGGAAAGCACATCCTCCCCTCAATTCATCATTCTTAAATCATAATTCATAATTAATATTGTAGTTTTCTCCCCCATTTCTTGGTAGGATATAGATGATACATACTATAGTTTTTATTCTATAATATTGATTAAGGGGGATTGTAATATATGTTTACAAAAGGGGAAAAAGATGCAATATATAAGGTTATTGAACATCGCCGTGATGTAAGAAGCTTCAACGACAAACCAATTCCAGAAGATGTGGTTGAACGTATTTTAAAAGCAGCTCATGCAGGCCCATCTGTCGGCTTCATGCAGCCTTGGAATTTTGTTATTATTACTTCTGACGCAGTGAAAGAAAAGCTAGCATGGGCTGCTGATAAAGAACGACGGGCATTAGCCATTCATTTTGAAGATACCCGCCAACAAGAATTTTTAAACTTAAAAATTGAAGGATTAAAAGAAGCGCCTATTACGATTTGCGTTACATGTGACCCAACACGAGGTGGGTCTCACGTTTTAGGTCGTAATTCAATACCAGAAACAGATGTCCTTTCGACTGCCTGCGCAATCCAAAACATGTGGCTTGCAAGCTGTGCTGAAGGATTAGCAATGGGATGGGTAAGCTTTTATAAGAAGAATGATGTGAGAGATATATTAGATATCCCTCCACATGTGGATCCTATCGCTCTAATGTCACTTGGGTACACTGACCACTATCCTGAGAAGCCAATCCTAGAATCAACAGGCTGGGAAGAACGTCGTGAACTAGAAAAACTTATTTTCCAAGATAAGTGGGCCCAAAAGCGATAATGTTTGATTATAAAAAACGCGTTGAGCAAAATGATATCATGTGCTCAACGCGTTTTTTATGTGTTTTTTATAATTGTTATGATAATCGGTCTGACAATTCGTTATTTATATAAAATGATGAATTTTCCCGAGGCTTTCAGACACTGAATCAGTTATTGCCTTATAAACATTAATAAACTAGGCCTTTACACCCTATTAACGGAACTGTTGTCCTATTACTTCCTAAACAATTGCCTTTTTTCAATAATGAAGGAATTGCTGTCCAAAAAAACTTAGCACTTTCCCTATCATGCTGCTTGCTTTTTCTTTACCTTTCTTAAAATCTTATCATCAGCATATCCAGTACCTAATAAAACAGCGAATACGATAATAACAAAACCAATCATCTGAACAGGCATTATTTGCTCACCAAGGAAAATAGCTGAACTCACTAACCCGAAAAATGGAACAAAATTATTAAAGACAGCCGTTTGACCTGCCCCAATCCGTTGTATAGCGGAATTAAACAGAATATGGCCGATAGCAGTTGCTACAATAGCTGATGCAAAGAAGATTGCCCATACATATCCAGGTGTGTTTACTACACTTCCTAATCCACCTGGTTCTAGTACTAAACTTATAAGAAATAACATAGAAGAACCGATGATTAACATAATACCTGTCATAAATTTCGAATCTATTGTTGCTGTTGCTTTCTTTATATAGATAAAGCTCAGAGCTTGGACAAGCATTGCTAGAAAAACAAATAAATCACCGTAATTAATTGAACCTACTCCCCCACTACCATTCAAAATGATAAGTCCAACACCAACAAGACCAAAACAAATCCCTACTAAACGTAGACGTGTTAACTGATCATTTAATAGCAATAGGGCAAAAAGTGACGTCGTTAATGGTAATAAAGCTAAAATTAGAGATGTATTAGATGCGGTTGTCATTGATAAACCAATCGCTAAAAATAAATGATGACCAACGACTCCTAGTAACGTCGTAATAATGGTAACTTTCCATTCTTTTTTCGTTAAAGGACGAAATTGCTTTTGAAAAAATAAAATTGCACAGACTACAAGTCCAGCAACAAAAATACGTAATGATTGCATCGTCGCTGGTGGTAAATACTCAACTAACACCTTTAACATAACAACATTTAAGCCCCATATAACCATAACAAAGCCGATTAAGCCATATGTTAAAATTATACTTTTTTCATTTTTCATATACTCTCACCTTTTATACCACACTGAAATTTTGTAAAACCAAGAAGAAAGCAAGTGTGCCTACTCTATCATAGGACAACTTGCTTTCTAATGCTAATAAAGAGTGTTAGCGATTTTTTTGAATAAGGAAAGAGCTCATACCAAGTATCCTCTAATAGTCTTCCTTCAATAAACAATTTCCATTAATCAGCAAATCATTACCCTTTTTTTTAAACAGTTCTCGAGGGAAGTTAGTAAGCAGCTCACAACCATCTTCTGTAATTCGAATGGACTCCGTTATTTCAACTCCATAATCATCATACCAGATTCCAGGCATTAGGTGGAATGTCATGTTCGGCTGTAAAATTGTTCTATCTCCTTTGCGAAAACTCACGGTATGCTCTCCCCAATCAGGTGGGTAGCTTAACCCGACTGAATATCCTAATCTTGAGTCTTTATGATGACCCCTTTTTGCAATCGTTTTGCTCCATACAGCTTCTACCTCTTCAGCTGCCATACCAGGTCTAATAGCTGTAACTGTTTCATTAATACCTTCTAATACGACATCCGCTAAATCAGTTACCTGTTTAGGTGATTCCCCAAGTGCCACTGTACGTGCCATAGGCGTATGATAACGCTGATAGCAACCTGCAATTTCTATCGTTAAGAAATCCCCATTTTGATATGGCCTCTCCGTCCAAGTTAAATGAGGGCAACTCGTGTTACTTCCCGTTGGTAGCATCGGTACAATTGAAGTGTAATCACCGCCATATTGTGATGTACCACTTATTTGAGCATGATAAATGCTCGCTGCAACATCGCATTCACGTACGCCTATATCAACTGTATCATAAGCGCTCTGCATTGCTTTCTCAACAATCTTTCCTGCTTTTTTCATATAAGAAATTTCTTGGTCAGACTTGATTAGACGAACCCAATTGACAAGCGTTGTTGTATTTTTAAAAGAAGCATTCGGTAAGCCTTGTTTCAATCGTTCGTAACATAATGCAGTAAAATAATGTGAGTCCATTTCAACACCAATTGTTCTTGTCGCCTGACCGATTTCAGTTAATATATTTGCAATAAAATCCATCGGATGCTTATCTGCTGTTTGGACAAAATGGTCTGGATATGGGATAGTATGGTTTTCATCTAACCAGGTGGTTTTTTGAACACTATTTGCATCCATTTCTCTACCAATCCATATTGGCTGGTCTTCATCTAAAATGACGACAAGCATTTGATGTACATAAAATGACCAGGCGTTATACCCCGTTAGGTAATTCATATTTGATGGGTTTGAAATAAGAAGCACATCAATTCCGTTTTCTATCATTTTTCTTTTTGTGTCATTTATTCTCTTTCTATACTCTAACACCGAAAACATGATTATCCACCCCTTTCTTCTGCTCCTACTGATAAGATATTCGTCCTCTAGCAGTTATGAGCTTGGTCAAAAAACTAGATCTCTCAAATTTTCCGCCTATTCCTTAAAAAATGAAAGAATGCCTATTATTCATTTGATAACTTGAAGCAGACAACCTTCTGTTCGGTCATTTCCTCAATCGCAAATTTTACACCTTCTCGACCAATTCCTGATTGTTTCACTCCTCCAAAAGGCATCGCATCTACTCGAAAGTCA encodes:
- a CDS encoding YhcN/YlaJ family sporulation lipoprotein, whose protein sequence is MRIVYTVISSLLVVGLLSGCSLEQKQIMGANANENEGFSGYGTERVRYMEGPLTDMMVIDETPKGRTKYSEDIARKNINISGERNLSMPNQGTNRVGSRVLTNSPGLLHDKRMMSDKPHMEKSGITIQQENDLESVIQSRLLAFNNVHEVHVITIDNKTLVGVKSSEQNRKKLELELRNDLSKIMSLENIYIATDRLNANRIKALKKGFSTAEPFEGIGAAWSEIIDNLDGTTR
- a CDS encoding aspartyl-phosphate phosphatase Spo0E family protein, which produces MLAIEAKRHQMLTYAKKYGFTSDKTVQCSQELDKLLNMVQCNSQSKI
- a CDS encoding YhcN/YlaJ family sporulation lipoprotein, giving the protein MKYKLLYVVFAIVFLAIQSVLTGCGPTDEARGVEISGEPALETEPLEFRPNTLEERSKFRRQPGMVAKSMTGRGTNTREDNILYQERVDGDILNALTSEIKDVDGVEDASVVIHERTVIVGIISNQEEEKVKQEINEIVSKRVTAEEIYVVNDEKGFHEVRYLEGELRNGRAFHEEGRKDGIRILSDLSRILQKPFEHNR
- the dapA gene encoding 4-hydroxy-tetrahydrodipicolinate synthase, whose product is MFFGNVVTAMVTPFDQDGNVDFQATKTLLNHLLSNGTDALVVAGTTGESPTLTTEEKLELFQFVVTNVNGKVPVIAGTGSNNTAATIALTKKAEEIGVDAVMIVAPYYNKPSQEGMYQHFKAIAESTNLPVMIYNIPGRSAVNISAETTIRLSKIENIVCTKEASGDLDAMSTIIQETDENFSLYSGDDSLTLPVLSIGGTGVVSVAAHVIGNEMQEMVTSFHAGDVKRAAAIHRHTLPTMKALFTAPNPSPVKAALEMKGVPCGSLRLPLLPLNEEERHQLQLVVQPTMTFYVS
- the bluB gene encoding 5,6-dimethylbenzimidazole synthase, translated to MFTKGEKDAIYKVIEHRRDVRSFNDKPIPEDVVERILKAAHAGPSVGFMQPWNFVIITSDAVKEKLAWAADKERRALAIHFEDTRQQEFLNLKIEGLKEAPITICVTCDPTRGGSHVLGRNSIPETDVLSTACAIQNMWLASCAEGLAMGWVSFYKKNDVRDILDIPPHVDPIALMSLGYTDHYPEKPILESTGWEERRELEKLIFQDKWAQKR
- a CDS encoding DMT family transporter, giving the protein MKNEKSIILTYGLIGFVMVIWGLNVVMLKVLVEYLPPATMQSLRIFVAGLVVCAILFFQKQFRPLTKKEWKVTIITTLLGVVGHHLFLAIGLSMTTASNTSLILALLPLTTSLFALLLLNDQLTRLRLVGICFGLVGVGLIILNGSGGVGSINYGDLFVFLAMLVQALSFIYIKKATATIDSKFMTGIMLIIGSSMLFLISLVLEPGGLGSVVNTPGYVWAIFFASAIVATAIGHILFNSAIQRIGAGQTAVFNNFVPFFGLVSSAIFLGEQIMPVQMIGFVIIVFAVLLGTGYADDKILRKVKKKQAA
- a CDS encoding M24 family metallopeptidase encodes the protein MFSVLEYRKRINDTKRKMIENGIDVLLISNPSNMNYLTGYNAWSFYVHQMLVVILDEDQPIWIGREMDANSVQKTTWLDENHTIPYPDHFVQTADKHPMDFIANILTEIGQATRTIGVEMDSHYFTALCYERLKQGLPNASFKNTTTLVNWVRLIKSDQEISYMKKAGKIVEKAMQSAYDTVDIGVRECDVAASIYHAQISGTSQYGGDYTSIVPMLPTGSNTSCPHLTWTERPYQNGDFLTIEIAGCYQRYHTPMARTVALGESPKQVTDLADVVLEGINETVTAIRPGMAAEEVEAVWSKTIAKRGHHKDSRLGYSVGLSYPPDWGEHTVSFRKGDRTILQPNMTFHLMPGIWYDDYGVEITESIRITEDGCELLTNFPRELFKKKGNDLLINGNCLLKEDY